From Aedes albopictus strain Foshan chromosome 1, AalbF5, whole genome shotgun sequence, one genomic window encodes:
- the LOC109623239 gene encoding uncharacterized protein LOC109623239, which produces MICSGIVSKTTLHANTDHLTVKSKICREDTWGISYSVPLREDHPQRDRIEQLVSSSRLTNSVRPSGPNKSSSKKNNRKTPRTKRAPFRGSFTCSFAWQPDHYAGFESATQRGDQRDRIGEAKRLEPLQLGRRSEADVVTASATVVIVEPGFEEIDWRSAGPKEAIKSVGRSVDGERACTREEESASVETGGDGHTHGNRESSLRTHY; this is translated from the exons ATGATTTGCTCTGGAATTGTTTCTAAAACCACCTTACATGCAAACACAGACCACCTCACCGTGAAAAGCAAGATCTGTCGAGAAGACACGTGGGGAATATCATACTCCGTTCCGCTCAGGGAAGATCATCCGCAACGAGACAGAATAGAGCAG CTTGTGTCATCGTCGCGTTTGACCAATTCGGTGAGACCAAGTGGGCCGAACAAAAGCAGCAGCAAGAAGAACAACCGCAAGACACCGAGGACAAAGAGAGCCCCTTTTAGG GGCTCTTTTACTTGCAGTTTTGCGTGGCAGCCAGATCATTACGCCGGGTTCGAATCGGCAACACAGAGAGGAGATCAGCGTGATCGGATCGGAGAAGCTAAGCGGCTGGAACCACTCCAGCTGGGTCGACGCAGCGAAGCGGACGTGGTCACAGCTTCCGCAACCGTAGTGATCGTTGAGCCTGGTTTTGAGGAAATCGATTGGCGGTCCGCTGGTCCAAAGGAAGCCATcaagtcggtcggtcggtcggtcgatggAGAGAGGGCTTGCACGAGGGAGGAAGAATCGGCCAGCGTCGAGACCGGAGGGGACGGCCACACCCATGGTAACCGTGAGTCTAGTTTAAGAACGCATTATTAA